From Bos javanicus breed banteng chromosome 5, ARS-OSU_banteng_1.0, whole genome shotgun sequence, the proteins below share one genomic window:
- the CALCOCO1 gene encoding calcium-binding and coiled-coil domain-containing protein 1 isoform X1, which translates to MEESSLSRAPSRGGVNFLNVARTYIPNTKVECHYTLPPGTVPSASDWIGIFKVEAACVRDYHTFVWSLVPESVTDGSPIHASVQFQASYLPKPGAQLYQFRYVNRQGRVCGQSPPFQFREPRPMDELVTLEETDGGSDILLVVPKATVLQNQLDESQQERNDLMQLKLQLEGQVTELKSQVQELEKALAAARQEHAELAEQYKGLSRSHGELTEERDILSRQQGDHVARILELEEDIQTISEKVLMKEVELDRVRDTVKALTREQEKLLGQLKEVQADKEQSEAELQMAQQENRRLNLELQEAKDRQEEQSAQAQRLKDKVAQMKDTLGQVQQRVAELEPLKEQLRGAQELAASSQQKAALLGEELASAAGARDRTIAELHRSRLEVAGVNGRLAELSLHLKEEKSQWSKERAGLLQSVEAEKDKILKLSAEILRLEKAVQEEKTQSQVFKTELAREKDSSLVQLSESKRELTELRSALRVLQKEKEQLQEEKQELLEYMRKLEARLEKVADEKWSEDPATEDEEAAVGLSCPAALTDSEDESPEDMRLPPYGLCESGDPGSSPATGPREASPLVVISQPAPIAPQLSGPAEDSSSDSEAEDEKSVLMAAVQSGGEEANLLLPELGSAFYDMARCCRSSLTPLGNPLGGGFSGFAVGPLTEASTGGPATPPWKECPICKERFPAESDKDAMEDHMDGHFFFSTQDPFTFE; encoded by the exons ATGGAAGAGTCATCACTAAGCCGGGCACCATCCCGGGGTGGAGTCAACTTTCTGAATGTAGCCCGGACCTACATTCCCAACACCAAGGTGGAATGTCACTACACACTCCCGCCAGGCACCGTGCCCAGTGCCAGTGACTGGATTGGCATCTTCAAG GTGGAGGCTGCCTGTGTCCGGGATTACCACACATTTGTGTGGTCTTTGGTGCCTGAAAGTGTTACTGATGGTTCTCCCATCCACGCCAGCGTCCAGTTCCAAG CCAGCTACCTGCCCAAACCTGGAGCCCAGCTCTACCAGTTTCGCTATGTGAACCGCCAGGGCCGGGTGTGTGGGCAGAGCCCCCCTTTCCAGTTCCGAGAGCCACGGCCCATGGATGAACTGGTGACCCTGGAGGAGACTGATGGTGGCTCTGACATCCTGCTGGTTGTCCCCAAGGCAACTGTGCTGCAG AACCAGCTGGATGAGAGCCAGCAAGAGAGGAATGACCTGATGCAGCTGAAGCTACAGCTGGAGGGGCAGGTGACAGAGCTGAAGAGCCAAGTGCAGGAGCTTGAGAAGGCTCTGGCAGCGGCCAGGCAGGAGCATGCGGAGCTGGCAGAGCAGTATAAG GGGCTTTCCCGGTCCCACGGGGAGCTCACAGAAGAGAGGGACATCCTGAGCCGACAACAGGGAGACCATGTGGCCCGCATCCTGGAGCTGGAAGAGGACATCCAGACCATCAGTGAGAAAGTGCTGATGAAGGAGGTGGAGCTGGACAG GGTTAGAGACACGGTGAAGGCCTTGACTCGGGAACAAGAGAAGCTCCTTGGGCAGCTGAAGGAAGTGCAGGCAGACAAGGAGCAAAGCGAG gctgagctccagaTGGCACAGCAGGAGAACCGCCGCTTGAATTTGGAGCTGCAGGAGGCCAAGGACCGGCAGGAGGAGCAGAGTGCTCAGGCCCAGCGACTGAAGGACAAGGTGGCCCAGATGAAGGACACCCTCGGCCAGGTCCAGCAGCGGGTG GCTGAGCTGGAGCCCCTGAAGGAGCAGCTTCGAGGGGCCCAGGAGCTTGCAGCCTCAAGCCAGCAGAAAGCTGCCCTTCTTGGGGAGGAGTTGGCCAGCGCAGCGGGAGCCCGGGACCGCACCATAGCCGAGCTGCACCGCAGCCGTCTGGAGGTGGCCGGAGTCAACGGCAGGCTGGCTGAGCTCAGTCTGCActtgaaggaggaaaaaagccAGTGGAGCAAGGAGCGGGCAGGGCTGCTGCAGAGTGTGGAG GCAGAGAAGGACAAGATCCTGAAGCTGAGTGCAGAGATACTTCGACTGGAAAAggcagtgcaggaggagaagactCAGAGCCAAGTTTTCAAGACTGAACTGGCCCGGGAAAAGGACTCTAGCCTG GTGCAGCTGTCAGAGAGCAAGCGGGAGCTGACAGAGCTGCGCTCAGCACTGCGTGTGCTCCAGAAGGAAAAGGAGCAACtacaggaggagaagcag GAACTGCTGGAGTACATGAGAAAGCTGGAGGCCCGCCTAGAGAAGGTGGCTGATGAGAAGTGGAGTGAGGACCCTGCCACAGAGGACGAGGAGGCCGCCGTGGGGCTGA GCTGCCCAGCAGCTCTGACAGACTCGGAGGACGAGTCTCCAGAAGACATGAGGCTTCCACCCTACGGCCTGTGTGAGAGTGGGGACCCGGGCTCCTCCCCTGCCACGGGGCCGCGAGAGGCTTCTCCCCTCGTGGTCATCAGCCAGCCAGCTCCCATTGCTCCCCAACTCTCAGGGCCAGCTGAGGACAGTAGCTCAGACTCG GAGGCTGAAGATGAGAAGTCGGTCCTGATGGCAGCTGTGCAGAGTGGGGGTGAGGAGGCCAACCTGCTACTTCCAGAACTGGGCAGTGCCTTCTACGACATGGCCAG ATGCTGTCGCTCCTCTCTGACTCCCCTGGGCAATCCTTTGGGTGGCGGATTCAG TGGCTTTGCTGTGGGTCCCTTGACAGAGGCCAGCACTGGGGGCCCTGCCACCCCGCCGTGGAAGGAGTGTCCTATTTGTAAGGAGCGCTTCCCAGCCGAGAGTGACAAGGATGCCATGGAGGACCACATGGATGGACACTTCTTTTTCAGCACCCAGGACCCTTTCACCTTTGAGtga
- the CALCOCO1 gene encoding calcium-binding and coiled-coil domain-containing protein 1 isoform X2: MEESSLSRAPSRGGVNFLNVARTYIPNTKVECHYTLPPGTVPSASDWIGIFKVEAACVRDYHTFVWSLVPESVTDGSPIHASVQFQASYLPKPGAQLYQFRYVNRQGRVCGQSPPFQFREPRPMDELVTLEETDGGSDILLVVPKATVLQNQLDESQQERNDLMQLKLQLEGQVTELKSQVQELEKALAAARQEHAELAEQYKGLSRSHGELTEERDILSRQQGDHVARILELEEDIQTISEKVLMKEVELDRVRDTVKALTREQEKLLGQLKEVQADKEQSEAELQMAQQENRRLNLELQEAKDRQEEQSAQAQRLKDKVAQMKDTLGQVQQRVAELEPLKEQLRGAQELAASSQQKAALLGEELASAAGARDRTIAELHRSRLEVAGVNGRLAELSLHLKEEKSQWSKERAGLLQSVEAEKDKILKLSAEILRLEKAVQEEKTQSQVFKTELAREKDSSLVQLSESKRELTELRSALRVLQKEKEQLQEEKQELLEYMRKLEARLEKVADEKWSEDPATEDEEAAVGLSCPAALTDSEDESPEDMRLPPYGLCESGDPGSSPATGPREASPLVVISQPAPIAPQLSGPAEDSSSDSEAEDEKSVLMAAVQSGGEEANLLLPELGSAFYDMASGFAVGPLTEASTGGPATPPWKECPICKERFPAESDKDAMEDHMDGHFFFSTQDPFTFE; this comes from the exons ATGGAAGAGTCATCACTAAGCCGGGCACCATCCCGGGGTGGAGTCAACTTTCTGAATGTAGCCCGGACCTACATTCCCAACACCAAGGTGGAATGTCACTACACACTCCCGCCAGGCACCGTGCCCAGTGCCAGTGACTGGATTGGCATCTTCAAG GTGGAGGCTGCCTGTGTCCGGGATTACCACACATTTGTGTGGTCTTTGGTGCCTGAAAGTGTTACTGATGGTTCTCCCATCCACGCCAGCGTCCAGTTCCAAG CCAGCTACCTGCCCAAACCTGGAGCCCAGCTCTACCAGTTTCGCTATGTGAACCGCCAGGGCCGGGTGTGTGGGCAGAGCCCCCCTTTCCAGTTCCGAGAGCCACGGCCCATGGATGAACTGGTGACCCTGGAGGAGACTGATGGTGGCTCTGACATCCTGCTGGTTGTCCCCAAGGCAACTGTGCTGCAG AACCAGCTGGATGAGAGCCAGCAAGAGAGGAATGACCTGATGCAGCTGAAGCTACAGCTGGAGGGGCAGGTGACAGAGCTGAAGAGCCAAGTGCAGGAGCTTGAGAAGGCTCTGGCAGCGGCCAGGCAGGAGCATGCGGAGCTGGCAGAGCAGTATAAG GGGCTTTCCCGGTCCCACGGGGAGCTCACAGAAGAGAGGGACATCCTGAGCCGACAACAGGGAGACCATGTGGCCCGCATCCTGGAGCTGGAAGAGGACATCCAGACCATCAGTGAGAAAGTGCTGATGAAGGAGGTGGAGCTGGACAG GGTTAGAGACACGGTGAAGGCCTTGACTCGGGAACAAGAGAAGCTCCTTGGGCAGCTGAAGGAAGTGCAGGCAGACAAGGAGCAAAGCGAG gctgagctccagaTGGCACAGCAGGAGAACCGCCGCTTGAATTTGGAGCTGCAGGAGGCCAAGGACCGGCAGGAGGAGCAGAGTGCTCAGGCCCAGCGACTGAAGGACAAGGTGGCCCAGATGAAGGACACCCTCGGCCAGGTCCAGCAGCGGGTG GCTGAGCTGGAGCCCCTGAAGGAGCAGCTTCGAGGGGCCCAGGAGCTTGCAGCCTCAAGCCAGCAGAAAGCTGCCCTTCTTGGGGAGGAGTTGGCCAGCGCAGCGGGAGCCCGGGACCGCACCATAGCCGAGCTGCACCGCAGCCGTCTGGAGGTGGCCGGAGTCAACGGCAGGCTGGCTGAGCTCAGTCTGCActtgaaggaggaaaaaagccAGTGGAGCAAGGAGCGGGCAGGGCTGCTGCAGAGTGTGGAG GCAGAGAAGGACAAGATCCTGAAGCTGAGTGCAGAGATACTTCGACTGGAAAAggcagtgcaggaggagaagactCAGAGCCAAGTTTTCAAGACTGAACTGGCCCGGGAAAAGGACTCTAGCCTG GTGCAGCTGTCAGAGAGCAAGCGGGAGCTGACAGAGCTGCGCTCAGCACTGCGTGTGCTCCAGAAGGAAAAGGAGCAACtacaggaggagaagcag GAACTGCTGGAGTACATGAGAAAGCTGGAGGCCCGCCTAGAGAAGGTGGCTGATGAGAAGTGGAGTGAGGACCCTGCCACAGAGGACGAGGAGGCCGCCGTGGGGCTGA GCTGCCCAGCAGCTCTGACAGACTCGGAGGACGAGTCTCCAGAAGACATGAGGCTTCCACCCTACGGCCTGTGTGAGAGTGGGGACCCGGGCTCCTCCCCTGCCACGGGGCCGCGAGAGGCTTCTCCCCTCGTGGTCATCAGCCAGCCAGCTCCCATTGCTCCCCAACTCTCAGGGCCAGCTGAGGACAGTAGCTCAGACTCG GAGGCTGAAGATGAGAAGTCGGTCCTGATGGCAGCTGTGCAGAGTGGGGGTGAGGAGGCCAACCTGCTACTTCCAGAACTGGGCAGTGCCTTCTACGACATGGCCAG TGGCTTTGCTGTGGGTCCCTTGACAGAGGCCAGCACTGGGGGCCCTGCCACCCCGCCGTGGAAGGAGTGTCCTATTTGTAAGGAGCGCTTCCCAGCCGAGAGTGACAAGGATGCCATGGAGGACCACATGGATGGACACTTCTTTTTCAGCACCCAGGACCCTTTCACCTTTGAGtga